The genomic window AGAATGATGCAACACACACGCACATGGTATTTATCCATAGCGTAATGATGACGGAAACGTTTGCAGTTCGCCCAtgggaaatgtttattttattgtatgAAAACAGCACCTTCActgccaaaatatttccatttcaaaaagtTGCTAACATCATGATGGTACAAAGAATAGGGTGACTTTTGAATTCCTGAGTCAATAACTTCAGATATGTATGcttgatttttcttttataagATTGTATTCTGGACCTTGTGTTGATGGCTTTTTATCAATTAACTTGCATCCCATCAGTAGTGCAATATTTTAGGTACAGGTTGGTCTTTACTCATTAAAACCATATTTAGCTTTTACTTTGCTCTCCCATCACAACTCTGCTCTGTGTCATAGTAAATATAATCTCAAGAGTGACTGCATTCATATTACATACCTCttctttttaaatctaaaataccCCTAAGCATTACTGTTTGGAGTACCCAGCAGTCGTTAATTTTTGCCAAAGAAATAATTCCATATTTCTATCCTCAATTCTTCATGTGCAGTGTTTAtgttatgatttcaaattattctttgaatttttaaaaatgttaatttcatgaaaataacgtAATACATTCAGAATATTTATATGCTTATAGCTAAGTGTTGTGCGCACATAATAGTAGCCTATGCAATTGTATTAGAAACTTGCAGTCATTATTTTGTCATTCAAGGATTTAATCCGTCAATATTTTATCTACAACATCACACACCCCAGGGACTTTTTCGGGTTAATGAACAGCTTATAAAATCTTTCATATGACTTCATTCACTACAGGCCAGACATGGATGGAGGTGCAGGGACCAGTGGGAGTGGGTCATCTTCAGTCCTAGTGACTCCAATTGCTAGGAGGAAGAGGAGATGTTCCTCAACATCGGATGAAGACCTGTATAGGTTGATTGAGTGGGGACAGGAGGAGGACAGGGAGAGGATGAGGCGGATGGAGGACAGGGAAGAGAGGATCCTCTCCCAAATGCAGCAGTTGACATCCTCCATACAGACATTAATAAGAAGCAAGATATCCAATTTCCCACAGTgtaaccccctcccctcctcaccTGAACCTCAACCACCTGCCGCCTCTGCCCTAAGAACTCCTGCCCCTCAACCATCTACCACCCCCTCTCTTCCCATGCCTCCCTCCATGCCTCCACCTGATCTCCCTCAGTCCTCCTCCATCCCAATTGAGGAAAGGGCTCCAGGGCGGGCCATCATGATTCAACTCCCTGATGGCAGGCTGGTCGCCCTGGAGTCTTTCAAAAATATGGTAATGTCAaactctttaaaataaatatttcctgatgTAATTCTGGTGTACAATTTATTAATCCTatgataaatttataacataaaagAAACTTTATTGCAGTGGACAAAGCCATCTTAAAGGATATGCATGCGGTCATGCACAACATTTGGAAAGTTTTTCCCTGCTAGTTCGTTCACTTCAAGGAAGGGCATGGTTAATAATGTGGCTGCTATTCATTTCAGACCATGCTCGTTAACAGCGTTACAGAAGTGTGGTCACTTTAATGTTTTTGCTTATTTGGGAcagctgttttattttttgggaaaaatcatTGTGGACATATGATGTGAAGAAGATCCTAGTCAATTTGGCAAGAGTTCCAAAAATGGTTGCCTTCCACCAACTTTGTGTAACGTAGCATTTTAATTGTCACTAAGTTTTCACTTCCATTGCATTATTTAACTCATTTGGGCCATTCCGTAACAataggtattttttatgtatagTATTATGAGTGATATTGTagcattgcattaaaattatttataaatcatttcaGTCTGATATGTAGGTTACCTTAGTTCAAAGCAGTCTCTCAACTAAGTGatcaaaaaatactatttccataGGTTGAGTTGCCTTACCAAAGCTCAAGTAAATATTATTAGTCTTTATCATTGTGATATGAAAATGTAGTACCAAGATTAAAAATCGTGCTTAGGGCACTCACATGCATTTTTAAATGAGGTTGGGGGTGAGGCATTGGTTGGCCAAAGGGCCAGGAAATAGGTGAAGTGAACCTCTTTTATGTAGTagatctcgtaaaacctccacttatcataccaaggagatggCCTAACTATCTCTGCAAATTGTACCgtgacaactagagaccattaatgcagctgtgactgcatacatggaatgacattttcagcgataaatgtttcacccttgtttttttttcttatacacttATAATGTGCTgcaattttcacgttaaccattagttatggcttATTTGTTCCATATAAGAGCATACGTAactgtaaaaaagaagaaaggtgTCCAACTATCCAAATCATTGTAACTGACTGCTGAATTAAGAGAAgtggttttactgtaattacgaCAAGAGGATTTTACTAGGTCTATGTAACTATAATCAACCAGTTCTGCTTGAATGAAGGGAATTCATGATGGACTCAAAGCAAATGATCGTGTTGGGTACATAAAAATAGAAAGGAAGATgacgaattaataaaaaaaagagacaatATGAGTGGCATATAAGGAAACATAAAGGAATGGTGGGGACAGAAAACAACAGCAAAGACCTACCAAACTTAGGGTTAAGAATTCAGCTCAGCTTCAGACCTGCACACAGAACTTCTGTAAAGCAGTATAAAAACCTTTATGAGAACTTTAAATATCTCCCCAAAAGAGGAAAGGCTGTCATCCTAGGACTAGGGAAACGCTTGCATTTGGGTCATTCTGATGGAAtgaatacagcatcagaggaagAGCAATAAGAAGTAGATTATCAAACACTTGCTTAGTAAACTTTTTCAATACATCAGCTATTTCACTTACTTAATTCCGTTCATTTTCAATAACCAATAACCTGTTGTGTACAATGTCCCAATCGTAACAAAAGGTTGGCATAATTAATAAAGAAATTGTGGcatagttgaaaatgttttattgataATGTCACACATACATACTTAAAGCATCCTATCcgaggtgtgaggaaaaaatggtgcAGCAGTATGAAAACTCTAATGGAGCAGAAATACCATTTTTGTAACATGAGCAAAACAAGTGGTTGACCCAGCTTGTCCTGAATATGAGAGGCAATTTTTTCTTGCAATAGTTATGGCTTGGCTCCTGCGCAGGTTGCATGCATGCATGTGCTTGAAG from Ischnura elegans chromosome 13 unlocalized genomic scaffold, ioIscEleg1.1 SUPER_13_unloc_3, whole genome shotgun sequence includes these protein-coding regions:
- the LOC124172951 gene encoding histone-lysine N-methyltransferase SETD1B-like, translated to MAGEGFERRAFSEEETKILIEVYSSDVIQRRFKSTLKGHTSIWSDLGQEMTRRGFPRSGCQVKDKILNLKRRYMEVKRGLRSGDSPPDWVFWQPLNLLYGEKPSATPVEQLDSLAPLPDMDGGAGTSGSGSSSVLVTPIARRKRRCSSTSDEDLYRLIEWGQEEDRERMRRMEDREERILSQMQQLTSSIQTLIRSKISNFPQCNPLPSSPEPQPPAASALRTPAPQPSTTPSLPMPPSMPPPDLPQSSSIPIEERAPGRAIMIQLPDGRLVALESFKNMWTKPS